CCTTCGTCTCCTATGCCCGCGAGTTCTACGGCGAGAAAATGGCCTTTGCCGTCGGCTGGATGTACTGGCTGAACTGGGCGATGACCTCGGTTGCCGATGTGACGGCCGTCGCGCTCTACATGAATTTCTTCAAGCACTACGTTCCCTGGCTCGCCGGCATCGATCAGTGGGTCTTCGCGCTCATCGCGCTGATGGTGGTGCTGGTCATGAACCTGCTATCCGTCAAGGTTTTCGGCGAACTCGAATTCTGGTTCAGCCTGATCAAGGTTCTGGCGCTTGCCAGCTTCCTGGTCATCGGCATCTATTTCGTCGTCTCGGGAACGCCGATCGCCGGCCATACGGCTGGTTTCAGCATCATCAGTGACAGCGGCGGCTTTTTCCCCAATGGCATCCTGCCTGCCTTCGTCATCATACAAGGCGTGGTCTTTGCCTATGCGTCGATCGAGCTGATCGGCACGACTGCCGGCGAAACGGAAGATCCGCGCAAGGTGATGCCGGGCGCGATCCGCACCGTGGTTGCGCGCCTGCTGATCTTCTATGTCGGCTCGGTGCTGCTTCTGTCGCTGCTTTTGCCCTATACGGCCTATAAGGCCGGCGAGAGCCCCTTCGTCACCTTCTTCGGGACGATCGGCATCCAAGGCGCCGACGTCATCATGAACCTGGTCGTACTGACGGCCGTGCTGTCATCGCTCAATGCCGGCCTTTATTCCACCGGCCGCATCCTGCATTCGATGGCGGTTTCCGGCTCGGCGCCGGCGGCGCTTGCCAGGATGAACAGGGCGGGCGTGCCCTATGGCGGCATTGCGGTCACGGCCGCCGTGACCGTCATCGGCGTGGCATTGAACGCCGTGGTGCCGTCGGCCGCATTCGAGATTGCGCTCAATCTCTCGGCACTCGGCATCATCTCCGCCTGGGCCGTCATCGTACTGTGCCAGCTGAAGCTCTGGAAGCTTGCGAAGCGCGGCGAGATGGCCCGTCCGGATTTCCGCATGTTCGGCGCGCCCTATACCGGCATCCTGACCCTGGTCTTCCTCTTCGCGGTGCTGGTGCTGATGGCGCTCGACTATCCTGTCGGCACCTGGACGATCGCGTCGCTCATCCTGATCGCTCCGGCCCTGGTCATCGGCTGGTATCTGCTGCGCGACCGTATCCACCGGCTGGCGGCTGAGCGGGGCCAGGCGTGACGACTGAACGGATCAATCCGCTGGTGGCAGTCATTGCCACCGGCGGCACCATTGCGAGCGAGCGCGCCGACAACGGCGCCAGCTCGCCGTCTCTGACAGGCGAAAGCCTGCTGGCGTTGCTGCCCGACATGCCTGTCGATCTCAAGCCCATCGAACTGATGGCGAAGGATTCGGCGAGCCTCACGCTTGCCGACATGCAGGCTATCAGCGACAAGGTGGGTGAATTGCTTGACGATGCCGCCGTCAGCGGCGTCGTCATCCTGCACGGCACCGACGCGATGGAAGAGACGGCGCTGCTCGTCCACCTGCAGCATGGGCTGAACAAGCCCGTCGTGTTTACGGGTGCGCAGTTTACCGCGGATCATCCCAAGGCTGACGGACCCGCCAACCTTGCCGCCGCCGTTGCCGCCGCTATCGATCCGGTCAATGCCGCGCGCGGCGTGCTCGTTTGTTTTGGCGGCCGGCTGCTGCCGGCTTGGGGGCTTTATAAGCATTCGTCGGATGTTTCCGACGCTTTTCGGCAATCGCGGCCGCTCGAAAATCCGCCAAGCCCGCGCCTTGCGGCAGCGCTCGACAGCGTGCGCATCGATGTGGTGGCGATCTATCCAGGTTGCGACTCGATACACGTGGATGCCAGCCTGAGGGCCGGCGCCCATGGCATTGTTCTGGCGGCCCTCGGCTCGGGCAATGCCAATTCGTATCTGGTCGAAGCTGTCAGGCGCTGCGCCGATGTCGGCGTGCCTGTCGCGGTCTCCAGCCGAGTGCCGGACGGATTGCTCGTCTCAAGCTATGGCGGCGGCGGTGGCGGGCATGATCTTGCCGATGCCGGCGCCACTCACTCCTCCACCTTGCGGCCGGGGCAGGCGAGAATCCTGCTGGCAGCCCTCGTCGCCTCCCACGCTAGCGCTAAAGTCATCGAGCAGGCATTTGCGGACTTCGGAGCCAACGCCACACCCTGAAGGCCTGGGCTTTCGAGCCCATCAGGGGCTTCGATTGCGCAAGAGCGAGCCGGCGGGTTCGTATCCCATCAAGGCTATCATCAAAATCGAGCCGATATAGCCGGTTTAACTGCGCAGGGTCCGATTAGAACAATAGTTCAACGAGCGTTGATTATTCCGTCGTGAATGGTCGCGACGGCCGGTCGACGGGGATTTCCGTCGTGCTTTTCGGTCGCCGCCAGCCCGATGGATTATTCTCCGGAAGCGGCCGCCGAACTTCCGACATCGATGGCGTTCAGTTCCTGCCGCAGCGTCTGGATTTTTTTAGGTCCGTTAAGCTGCGCAAATTCCAGCTGCGCTTTTTGCCAGAGGGGTTCTGCTTGCTTGTGGAGGCGGCGGCCTTGGTCTGTAAGTTCAATGATACGAACTCGGCCGTCCGTCAGAGACGGCTTCATCGTGACAAAGCCGTCGCGCTCAAGAAAGCCGACCATCTTTCCCATAGCCGTCCGCTCGATATCGAGCCGCTCGGCGAGAGTGTTCACAGCAGCCCCGCCCGCTTCTTCAAGGGCGGCGAGGCTCAAAAACTGCGTGATACGTAGTCCGGTTGGCTCTAGGCGGCTATCATAGAAACGGGTAATCTGCCGAGCAGCCTTTCTCATGGCGGAGCAGGTGCATTGATCGATTCCTAGCGGTTGGTTAGCTGTCAACATCTCAATTTCCTCTCGAGAGCCGTGCATTGCTAAAGCCATGGGCAGGAAAATTCTGAAAATCTCCTGCCCATGGCCTGCTTATAGATACCGGCGGCCTTCCCCACTATCAGAACATGCCTTGGGGAGGCGTGATATAGCCGGGATCTACGGCTGCAAGCGTACTCTTCAGCAAAGTCGTTCCCTCGTCAGCCATGATTTCGCTCTTGCCAATGGTGAGCGCATCATAGGTCCGGCGCACGACGTCCGCTGGATTGGCCTTCGGGACGTCGATGCCGTTGGTCAGATCTGTATCGACGAAGCCTACGTGAAGACCGAGAACCTGGATGCCGCGATCACGAAGGTGATGCCGGAGCTGGTTCGTGAAGCTCCATGCGGCCGCTTTTGAGGCGGCGTATGGAGTCAGGATTGGCCGTGGCAGCCACACGATGTCAGACAGAACATTGATGATGGCGGCATGGGACTTGTTCGAGAGTGCTTGCTCGAAGGCTTGGCTCACGCGGACCACGCCGTAGTAGTTGGTATCGAAGAGACGCTGCGACTGAGTTTCGAAATCCTCCGCCAGTGGTCCGTCGATCAGAGCGGCAATGCCCGCATTGTTGACCAGAATGTTGGTATCAGCGGCGATTTCGGCGGCGGTGGCGATCGATGCCTTTTCGGTGACATCGATCTGGACTGGAATGATACCCGGCTCGCTAAAGCCGCTGGTGTTGCGCATCCCCGCATAGACCTTGGAGGCTCCTCGGCGGACGGCTTCGCGGGCGAAGGCCAAGCCCAGACCGCGATTGGCACCGGTGATGAAGACTGTGTTGTTGGCGACGTCCATGACTGAATTTCCTTTCTAAAACAGTGAGGGGCAGGGCAACGTTGCGCCTACTGGCGCGATGGGTGTTGGGTTCAAAGAAAGAGGTCTTCCGGCAACTTTCCGGAGAGTGCTCCCCGCAGATGAGCGGAGAGGGCCATGACCGAGCCAAGCGGGCTCATTCGGACGCTCACCCGCGGCACGGAGCCATCGGGATTACGATCCACGACAACCGTGGCGGTGAGTTTTTCGCCACTGGTTAATTCGGCTTGGTACTCGAGGAAAAGCCTCGATCCGACGGTCTCCAGAAACGCGGGGCTCTGCGAAGCGTAGAAGGTTCCGACGGTATTGACAGTGAGCTTGATCTCTTCGCGTCCGATGACAGGCCCTCTTATTACGGAACTGGTGAGCTCCGCGTCGGCCGTCAGGTCGTCCAGGAAGGGATGACGTTCATGTTCATATGCCATTGCAATGTCTCCTGTCTGCTCGACCGTCACTCGAAGGCGGCGCGATTGTTTGTGATGAATTGCTTGACCGTCAGTGCGGGAGTTCCGGTGATCTTCTCGACTGCGTCGTTCGTTCCCGAGAAGACGCGGTCGCGATAGTTCTGTGCGACTTCAACCAGGTGCTGCACTAGGAACGGCGGGAACTTGTAAAGATTTTCCATCTTGTCCTTGAATTCCTCGATCGAGGTCGGCGCGTATTCGATCTTCACGCCAAGGACGTCGCTCATGATGGCGGCGATCTCGGTGTGGTTCATCTCGACAGGACCGTGGAGAGGGTAGATCTTGCCTTCGTGGCCCTGCGGATGGGCGAGAAGATGAGCGATCACCCGACCCTGGTCATCAGTGGGAATAGGTGCATGGCGACCGTTCTCGAAGGGGAACTGGATCTTCCGCATTGCCCAGATTTCCTTTGCGAAATGCGGGTAGACGAGCCAGTCGGCAAAGAACGTTGGACGCAGGTGGGTTGTCGGGACGCCCGACCAGTCGAAGATACGCTCCGAAACCCAGTGATCTTGTGCCGCGTGGCTTGTCGATTCCCGACGAGCTGAGATCTGCGACATGTTGACGATCGTCGACACGCCAGTTTCCTTGGCGGCCTGTGCGAAATAGGCCGCTGCCCCAACGATCCCGGGCGCTATCGGATGCAGGAAATAGGCAGACCTGATGCCTTCCATGGCGGCCCGGATGGCATCGATATCGGTGAAATCACCGATGGCGGTTTCAAGGCCGCGCTGTCTCAGGGCTGCTGCCCGGTCATCGTCCGAGCGCACATAGGCACGAACAGTTTTGCCCATCTTGAGCAGTTCGTCGATGGCGGCCGTCCCAGTTCTTCCGGTCGCACCGCTTACAAGTATTTCAGCTTGGCTCACGATCTTCACTCCTCGATCTGATAAGAGCATATGCTCTCGATGAGGAAGATATTGGAGCATATGCTCCTAATGTCAAGCGGTCTTGGCCGGAATATCGATGATGCCTTGCTGCTGGTGACGGAACTTGCTCTTTGAGCAGGCTCTACATGCTGGATAGCAATATTGTGTCCGAACTTGCCCGCAACCCGCAGGGTGCTGTTGCCAGACGCATCGTCGAGGTTGGGCCAGATGCCATTTGCGTCAGCATCATTACGGCTGCAGAGTTGCGCTATGGCTGCGCCAAAAAGGGATCGCCAAAACTACTGGCGCAAATCAAGGCCATTCTTGGAAGCATACCGGTGCTCGCACTCGATATCCCTGCGGATTGCCGAATACGGCAGCATCGGGGCTGAGCTGGAGACTGGCAGCAAACCTATCGGTCCAAACGACCCGTTGATAGCTGCCCATGCCCATGCGCTGGAGGCAGTGCTGGTCACGGCCATACCAGGGAGTTTGAGCACATCCGCGATCTGCGTGTCGAAAACTGGCTGGATTAACATCCAGTTCGGCAAAAATACTCCCAATTGAGGCATGTCAATGCCAGCCATGAGAGCGGGCCGGCCGGTGATTGACGGCGCGGCCCGAAGTTTGGCTGGAAAGTATGTTCGTCAAGGCTGGTGCGCGGCGTTGGCGACGACGACGGGGATCAAGAGATCGCCCCAGTTGCCGTTGCCGCCATGGTGGCGGGCCGAGCGGATGAGTTCGACGGAAACGCCGGCCTCCACCGCAGTCATGACGGCCTGATTGAGGCGATGCAGCTCATTGGCCAGCATGCGGATGACTGCCTGCTGATCGGTATTCATGGTGAGAGATTGCTCTTCGGCTCTCTCGCGAACGCGTGCTATCGATGCCATTTCATTCTCCTCCTATGATCTTGATATTACTCTGCCGCCGGCTTGAACTGGGCATGCTCGGTCGATCCGTGCATGGCCGTGGTGGATGACTGGCCGCCGGTGATCGCCAGCGAAACCGCATCGAAATAGCCGGTGCCCACTTCGCGCTGATGCTTGGTCGCGGTGTAGCCATTGGCTTCTGCTGCAAATTCCGCCTGCTGCAGCTCGGAATAGGCGGCCATCTGGCGCGCTTTGTAGCCGCGGGCCAGCTCGAACATGCCGAAATTCAGCTGGTGGAAGCCGGCAAGCGTGATGAACTGGAACTTGTAGCCCATCGCGCCGAGCTCGCGCTGGAACTTGGCGATTGTCGCATCATCCAGGTTCTTCTTCCAATTGAAGGACGGCGAGCAATTGTAGGCAAGCAGCTTGCCGGGATGGGCTCGATGCACGCCCTCGGCAAATTTGCGTGCCTGTTCGAGATCCGGCTTCGACGTTTCGCACCAGATCAGATCGCAATGCGGCGCATAGGCGACGGCGCGGGCAATGCAGGGCTCGATGCCGTTCCTGACCTGATAGAAGCCTTCCACCGTGCGGCCGGCATCGTAGTCGACGAAGGGCTGGTCGCGCTCGTCGATGTCCGACGTCAGAAGCTTGGCGGCCTCGGCGTCCGTGCGCGCGACGACAAGGGTCGGCACGCCCATGACGTCGGCTGCCAGCCGCGCCGCGTTGAGATTGCGGATATGAGCAGCCGTCGGAATAAGGACCTTGCCGCCGAGATGGCCGCACTTCTTCTCCGATGCCAGCTGGTCCTCGAAATGGACGCCGGCGGCACCCGCCTCGATATAGGCCTTCATGATCTCGAAGGCGTTGAGCGGACCGCCGAAGCCTGCTTCGGCATCGGCGATGATCGGCGCAAACCAGGTGTCGACCGAAAGTCCTTTGCCTTCGGCCGTCTCGATCTGGTCGGCCCGTTGCAGGGTGCGATTGATGCGCTTCGCCAGCTCCGGACCCGCATTGGCGGGATAAAGGGACTGATCGGGATACATGGCCGAGGCCGTATTGGCGTCTGCCGCCACCTGCCATCCGGAAAGATAAATCGCCTTCAGGCCGGCGCGGACCATCTGCATGGCCTGGTTGCCCGAAAGCGCGCCGAGCGCGTTGACGAAATCTTCCTCGTGAATGAGCTGCCAAAGGCGGTTAGCACCCATTTCGGCGAGCGTATGGCGGATGGCGACCGATCCGCGCAAGCGCTCCACATCCGCAGCCTGATAGGGACGCTCGATGCCATCGAAACGCCCGGCGGGTGCGCTTGGGACCAGTTTGTAAAAATCTGTCATGCTATTCTCCCGATACTTTCTCTCGATCCTCCGATCGATCTCGATTGCGTGACTATTTTTACAATATCGCTGCTGTCCCAGCCAGAAAAACCGGAAGTTCCCGTTCGATAAAAGGGTTAGGATGTGCTATCGTTGACATCGGTTCTCAGTAAAATTGTAAATCCTGTAAAATTCGGCTAGGCAAAAATTTGTAAAAGGTTTGACATATGGTTGAGCGCAAGATCTTCGCGGGACCTCGGGTTCGGCGCATCCGCATGGGTCTCGGTCTGACGCAGACGACGATGGCGCAGGCGCTTGATATATCGCCGTCCTATCTCAACCTCATCGAGCGCAATCAGCGGCCGTTGACCGTGCAGCTGCTGTTGAAGCTGTCGGCGGTGTATAAGGTCGATCTGGATGAGCTGCAGGGCGAGCAGGGCGGTAGTGCGGGGCAGTTGCGTGAAGTCTTTGCCGATCCGCTGCTATCAGGTGAAATCCCCGGCGATCAGGAGCTGATCGAGCTTGCCGAAGCCGCGCCGAATGCGGCAAACGGCGTGATCCGGCTTTATCGCGCCTATCGCGAGCAGGCCGCAAGACTGTCCGATCTCGCCGAGCTTCTGTCCCGCGAAGGCCGGGTTGCCGATGTCGCCGGTCCCCGCCTGCCGCTCGACGAGGTTCACGATCGTCTGCAGGCGCGCCCGAACTTTTTTGCCCGCATCGAAGATGCCGCCGAAGGCTTCCATGAGCGCCTTTCGTCCGGCGACGATATGGCGGGCGGTTTGAAGGCGTGGTTGAAGAGCGAGCATGGCATTGCCGTGCGTCTGCTGCCGGTGCGCGCCATGCCGGGCTTGCGCCGGCGTTACGACCGGCATTCCATGCGGCTTTTCCTGTCCGAACGATTGTCGCCCTTCGATCAGCTTCGGGAGATTGCGACCGAGGTCTCGGCCTTGGCGATGCGCGAAGAGATCGCCGCCGAACTGGAGGCGCTTGCGCTCTCGACGCCGGAAGCCAAGCGTATCGCCCGCTTCGAGCTGGCGCGCTACGCGTCCCATGCCCTGCTGATGCCTTATAGTGCCTATCTTTCGGCGGCGCAGCGCCTGCACTACGACATCGACGGGCTCGCTGCCCGCTTCGGCGTGTCCTACGAGCAGGCCGCGACGCGACTAGCCAGCCTGCAGCGTCCGGGCGCATCCGGTATTCCGTTTTTCCTGATGGAGATCGATAGTGCCGGCCATCGCCTGCGCAAGGCGGGTGGCCAAGGCTTTCCGCAGGCGCGCTTCGGCGGCGGCTGTCCCAAGCTCAATATCCATGCCGCCTTTGCCCAACCCGGGCAGATATTGGTGGACGACACGCAAATGCCTGACGGTGGCGGATTTCTCACCATATCGCGCACGGTCGAGGGGCCGCGGGCCGACTTCGGGGAAAGGATACGCCGCACCGCGCTCCTCATCGGCTGCGATATCGCCCATCGCGACGAGGTGATCTACGGCAAGGCGCTTGGCCCGATGCCAGTCGCGATCGGCCCGGCCTGTCGCCTGTGCGAGCGTCAGGGCTGTCTGGCGAGAGCAGAGCCGCCGGTGACGCGCCCGCTCGGTCTCGACGAAATGGCGACGGGCCTGAGCATATTCGATTTCCAGTGATCGTATTGATTGTTGCTGTTGCGCATGAGCGACGGCAAATTCAGTATATTAAAATCTATCGTTTATGTGGGCAATTGTTGCGTCGATATCTCGATAAATAGGATCTCATTCCTCGCCTGCTGCGCTTGCCCTCTCTAGGTTCCGCGCAGACAAGGAGTCCGACGCCTATGAATTTTGCCAAGCGAACATCTGCCGTCCTTTTTGCCGCTGCGCTTTCCTGCGGCGCGCTATTCACCACGATTGCGCATGCCGATGCGACGCTCGATCGCATCAAGGGTCGCGGCGCTCTGACCGCCGGCGTCATCCTCTCCGGAGCACCCTTCGGCTATATCGATCCGGCAAGCCAGGAGCAGAAGGGCTTCAACCTCGACATCGCCAAGGCGCTTGCCGATAAGCTCGGCGTCAAGCTGGAAACGGTGACGGTGACGCCGCCGAACCGCGTGCAGTTCCTGCAGCAGGGCAAGGTCGATATCCTGATCGCCAACATGCAGTACACGGAAGAGCGCGCCAAGATCCTCGATTATGTGCCGACGCCTTATGATCGCAGCGGCGGCGCTGCCGTCGGCCGCAAGGATAGCGGCCTCAACGACTGGAGCGACCTCAAGGGCAAGCCGGTCTGCGTATCCCAGGGCTCGAACTACACGCAGCCGCTGATGGAGCAATATGGCGCCGAAGTGAAGGCACTGCCGAGCCAGCCGGAATCGCTATTGGCCCTGCAGGGCGGCAATTGCGTTGCCGCCGTCCATGTTGGCGCGACCGTCGGTCTGC
Above is a window of Rhizobium sp. CCGE531 DNA encoding:
- a CDS encoding amino acid permease encodes the protein MSVETIQNVPAERQPPANEDLGYHKALKPRQIQMIAIGGAIGTGLFLGAGGRLAAAGPALIFVYALCGFFAFLVLRALGELIMHRPSSGSFVSYAREFYGEKMAFAVGWMYWLNWAMTSVADVTAVALYMNFFKHYVPWLAGIDQWVFALIALMVVLVMNLLSVKVFGELEFWFSLIKVLALASFLVIGIYFVVSGTPIAGHTAGFSIISDSGGFFPNGILPAFVIIQGVVFAYASIELIGTTAGETEDPRKVMPGAIRTVVARLLIFYVGSVLLLSLLLPYTAYKAGESPFVTFFGTIGIQGADVIMNLVVLTAVLSSLNAGLYSTGRILHSMAVSGSAPAALARMNRAGVPYGGIAVTAAVTVIGVALNAVVPSAAFEIALNLSALGIISAWAVIVLCQLKLWKLAKRGEMARPDFRMFGAPYTGILTLVFLFAVLVLMALDYPVGTWTIASLILIAPALVIGWYLLRDRIHRLAAERGQA
- a CDS encoding asparaginase — encoded protein: MTTERINPLVAVIATGGTIASERADNGASSPSLTGESLLALLPDMPVDLKPIELMAKDSASLTLADMQAISDKVGELLDDAAVSGVVILHGTDAMEETALLVHLQHGLNKPVVFTGAQFTADHPKADGPANLAAAVAAAIDPVNAARGVLVCFGGRLLPAWGLYKHSSDVSDAFRQSRPLENPPSPRLAAALDSVRIDVVAIYPGCDSIHVDASLRAGAHGIVLAALGSGNANSYLVEAVRRCADVGVPVAVSSRVPDGLLVSSYGGGGGGHDLADAGATHSSTLRPGQARILLAALVASHASAKVIEQAFADFGANATP
- a CDS encoding MarR family winged helix-turn-helix transcriptional regulator; translated protein: MLTANQPLGIDQCTCSAMRKAARQITRFYDSRLEPTGLRITQFLSLAALEEAGGAAVNTLAERLDIERTAMGKMVGFLERDGFVTMKPSLTDGRVRIIELTDQGRRLHKQAEPLWQKAQLEFAQLNGPKKIQTLRQELNAIDVGSSAAASGE
- a CDS encoding SDR family NAD(P)-dependent oxidoreductase; this encodes MDVANNTVFITGANRGLGLAFAREAVRRGASKVYAGMRNTSGFSEPGIIPVQIDVTEKASIATAAEIAADTNILVNNAGIAALIDGPLAEDFETQSQRLFDTNYYGVVRVSQAFEQALSNKSHAAIINVLSDIVWLPRPILTPYAASKAAAWSFTNQLRHHLRDRGIQVLGLHVGFVDTDLTNGIDVPKANPADVVRRTYDALTIGKSEIMADEGTTLLKSTLAAVDPGYITPPQGMF
- a CDS encoding NmrA family NAD(P)-binding protein; protein product: MSQAEILVSGATGRTGTAAIDELLKMGKTVRAYVRSDDDRAAALRQRGLETAIGDFTDIDAIRAAMEGIRSAYFLHPIAPGIVGAAAYFAQAAKETGVSTIVNMSQISARRESTSHAAQDHWVSERIFDWSGVPTTHLRPTFFADWLVYPHFAKEIWAMRKIQFPFENGRHAPIPTDDQGRVIAHLLAHPQGHEGKIYPLHGPVEMNHTEIAAIMSDVLGVKIEYAPTSIEEFKDKMENLYKFPPFLVQHLVEVAQNYRDRVFSGTNDAVEKITGTPALTVKQFITNNRAAFE
- the aceA gene encoding isocitrate lyase; translated protein: MTDFYKLVPSAPAGRFDGIERPYQAADVERLRGSVAIRHTLAEMGANRLWQLIHEEDFVNALGALSGNQAMQMVRAGLKAIYLSGWQVAADANTASAMYPDQSLYPANAGPELAKRINRTLQRADQIETAEGKGLSVDTWFAPIIADAEAGFGGPLNAFEIMKAYIEAGAAGVHFEDQLASEKKCGHLGGKVLIPTAAHIRNLNAARLAADVMGVPTLVVARTDAEAAKLLTSDIDERDQPFVDYDAGRTVEGFYQVRNGIEPCIARAVAYAPHCDLIWCETSKPDLEQARKFAEGVHRAHPGKLLAYNCSPSFNWKKNLDDATIAKFQRELGAMGYKFQFITLAGFHQLNFGMFELARGYKARQMAAYSELQQAEFAAEANGYTATKHQREVGTGYFDAVSLAITGGQSSTTAMHGSTEHAQFKPAAE
- a CDS encoding XRE family transcriptional regulator, with translation MVERKIFAGPRVRRIRMGLGLTQTTMAQALDISPSYLNLIERNQRPLTVQLLLKLSAVYKVDLDELQGEQGGSAGQLREVFADPLLSGEIPGDQELIELAEAAPNAANGVIRLYRAYREQAARLSDLAELLSREGRVADVAGPRLPLDEVHDRLQARPNFFARIEDAAEGFHERLSSGDDMAGGLKAWLKSEHGIAVRLLPVRAMPGLRRRYDRHSMRLFLSERLSPFDQLREIATEVSALAMREEIAAELEALALSTPEAKRIARFELARYASHALLMPYSAYLSAAQRLHYDIDGLAARFGVSYEQAATRLASLQRPGASGIPFFLMEIDSAGHRLRKAGGQGFPQARFGGGCPKLNIHAAFAQPGQILVDDTQMPDGGGFLTISRTVEGPRADFGERIRRTALLIGCDIAHRDEVIYGKALGPMPVAIGPACRLCERQGCLARAEPPVTRPLGLDEMATGLSIFDFQ
- a CDS encoding transporter substrate-binding domain-containing protein, which codes for MNFAKRTSAVLFAAALSCGALFTTIAHADATLDRIKGRGALTAGVILSGAPFGYIDPASQEQKGFNLDIAKALADKLGVKLETVTVTPPNRVQFLQQGKVDILIANMQYTEERAKILDYVPTPYDRSGGAAVGRKDSGLNDWSDLKGKPVCVSQGSNYTQPLMEQYGAEVKALPSQPESLLALQGGNCVAAVHVGATVGLLLQDRPEEWKDYKILFPTELVPSDSVIWLRKGEGDTRDALDKAIQELHANGKLLDYAKANRLLSTTYLEEEHKKLEGK